One Purpureocillium takamizusanense chromosome 1, complete sequence genomic window carries:
- a CDS encoding Lysozyme (CAZy:GH24~SECRETED:SignalP(1-22~SECRETED:cutsite=AHA-CK~SECRETED:prob=0.8698)~EggNog:ENOG503P2E0~COG:O) encodes MVHFSIQFAAVVLLGLASGAHACKGPAVNSATLDLVANFEGFRANPYTDATGHPTVGYGHLCKQAGCKDVKFPIPLSKADGKKLLAQDIAIAQNCITSDTANPVTLNANQYGALVSWAFNVGCGAAGSSTLVSRLNKGENPKTVIAAELPKWNKGNGKPIPGLTRRRKAEVDLANTATNDGALPAKC; translated from the exons ATGGTCCACTTCTCGATTCAAttcgccgccgtggtgcttCTGGGCCTCGCGTCCGGTGCCCATGCCTGCAAGGGTCCTGCCGTCAACTCGGCCACGCTCGACCTTGTGGCCAACTTTGAGGGCTTCCGAGCCAACCCTT ACACGGATGCCACTGGCCACCCGACGGTCGGGTACGGCCATCTCTGCAAGCAGGCCGGTTGCAAGGACGTCAAGTTCCCCATCCCTTTGTCCAAGGCCGATGGCAAGAAGCTCCTGGCGCAAGACATTGCG ATTGCGCAGAACTGCATCACCTCGGACACGGCCAACCCGGTGACGCTCAACGCCAACCAGTACGGCGCGCTGGTGAGCTGGGCCTTCAacgtcggctgcggcgcggctggtTCGTCGACGCTCGTCTCGCGCCTCAACAAGGGCGAGAACCCCAAGACGGTCATAGCCGCGGAGCTGCCCAAGTGGAACAAGGGCAACGGAAAGCCCATCCCTGGTctcacccgccgccgcaaggcTGAGGTCGATCTGGCCAACACGGCTACCAATGATGGCGCCCTACCAGCCAAGTGCTGA
- a CDS encoding uncharacterized protein (COG:F~TransMembrane:11 (i57-83o95-115i127-149o155-181i193-216o239-261i305-324o336-353i373-390o405-422i443-464o)~EggNog:ENOG503NZVR) gives MAYGAMDRPARVEYEPLAGAEDEGDHDRGPEPLETSTDFDGHAHDHSAVVAFSWIEYAIFAFLGVAMLWAWNMFLAAAPYFAFRLAGHAWAEDNFQSAILTVSTLTNLSVLLVLTNVQQSASYPFRINLALVINSVVFSLLTCSTAVFLDAGPGAYLGFLLFMVACSAFAMALIQNGAFAFAASFSRPEYMQALMAGQGVAGVLPAVAQVVTVLLFPPPTDGQSTPSRRSGAHGGQTSAFLYFLAAVVISVTALIALIPLVRRHHRIVESRMADHMAESMNSIEDAERAARKATSLWTLFIKIRWLALGVALTFTVTMFFPVFTTKIRSVQEDRGLLFKPPVFIPLAFFFWNLGDLGGRMATMFPFSLQNRPVLLFVLAALRIGQLPLYLLCNVGGRGAVVSSDFFYLFVVQLAFGLTNGWLGSSFMMASGEWVDEGEREATGGFMGLFLVVGLTAGSLLSFTLSSI, from the coding sequence ATGGCATACGGCGCAATGGACCGTCCCGCGAGAGTCGAGTACGAGCCCCTGGCGGGGGCTGAGGACGAAGGCGATCACGACCGAGGGCCGGAACCGCTCGAGACGTCGACGGACTTTGACGGCCACGCTCACGACCACAGCGCCGTCGTTGCCTTTTCCTGGATCGAGTACGCCATATtcgccttcctcggcgtcgccatgctcTGGGCGTGGAACATGTTCCTCGCCGCAGCGCCCTACTTCGCAttccgcctcgccggccacgccTGGGCCGAGGACAACTTCCAGTCCGCCATCCTCACCGTCTCGACCCTCACCAACCTctccgtcctcctcgtcctcacaAACGTCCAGCAGTCGGCCTCGTACCCGTTCCGTAtcaacctcgccctcgtcatcaaCTCAGTCGTCTTCTCCCTCCTGACGTGCTCCaccgccgtcttcctcgatGCGGGCCCCGGCGCGTACCTTGGCTTCCTGCTCTTCATGGTGGCCTGCTCCGCCTTTGCCATGGCTCTGATACAGAACGGCGCCTTCGCATTCGCGGCCAGCTTCAGTAGGCCAGAGTACATGCAGGCCCTtatggcagggcagggtgTCGCCGGTGTGCTACCCGCGGTGGCGCAGGTCGTCACGGTCCTGCTCTTCCCGCCTCCGACCGATGGTCAgtccacgccgtcgaggcgttcaggcgcgcacggcggccagACGTCCGCCTTTCTCTACTTTCTCGCCGCTGTGGTCATCTCGGTCACCGCCCTCATCGCTCTCATCCCCCTGGtgcggcgccaccaccgcatCGTTGAGAGCCGAATGGCCGACCACATGGCCGAGTCGATGAACAgcatcgaggacgccgagcgcgccgctcgcAAGGCCACCTCTTTATGGACCTTGTTCATCAAGATCCGCtggctcgccctcggcgttgcGCTTACCTTCACCGTCACCATGTTCTTCCCCGTCTTCACCACCAAGATCCGCTCAGTGCAGGAGGACAGGGGTCTGCTCTTCAAGCCGCCCGTGTTCATACCCCTGGCGTTTTTCTTTTGGAACCTGGGTGACTTGGGCGGCAGGATGGCCACCATGTTTCCCTTCTCCCTCCAGAATCGGCCCGTCTTGCTCTTCGTgctcgctgcgctgcgcaTCGGACAGCTACCACTGTATCTTCTCTGCAACGTtggcggacgaggtgccGTTGTTTCCAGCGATTTCTTCTACCTCTTTGTTGTCCAGCTAGCTTTTGGCCTGACGAATGGTTGGCTCGGCTCGAGCTTCATGATGGCTTCGGGAGAGTgggtggacgagggcgagcgcgaggccacgggcggctTCATGGGCCTCTTCCTCGTTGTGGGTCTCACTGCTGGTAGCCTGTTGAGTTTTACCCTCTCAAGCATATAG
- the IPK1 gene encoding Inositol-pentakisphosphate 2-kinase (COG:F~EggNog:ENOG503P3VH) codes for MALQAVPPQRTQDSSAAPRPQASDGSADGAADAAGAAADVDVGDVAVAVAVDDDRCAAQSPASPKPTSPRCIPAPAADRVFEPDDCSWITPKDMALLHALGDTELATKSRADTLSQQRIRRLPRGARPVRLIGEGSANAVFEFRLPRRNGGGCNFSGLLLRVAKVPALGHPPTYNYLAQQNFYQGAIKPLLGSYAIRQELVILRKSGIIEELNNYLRDNDGERKDKFKGTFVGQTDWGFLVEDMRPAKPEDSTLIEFKPKWLSQSPSAPKDAVRCRQCAMELRNLIHDPSRSRTMPEKKPCPLALDADNAPPQASSPFRIAPQLALTDEQEHYRAVLSSVARHPAIHDLKLQQIRHDKLGPLNAAPTDPRFVIAMTLRDCTCFVQVHRRDRSVKLRMGDFDWKDPLVKVERWQKAEQELIERGFYTARWILCGGVLYRPPTLCALEFAATSPSNQTQMINVEDRANAGVMNEDRTLVEDKAGTRIFNYNTDVASLQRLLEPFRIAHKTNDKTTADGKT; via the exons ATGGCCCTGCAGGCTGTGCCACCCCAGCGCACCCAGGACTCCTCGGCAGCTCCCCGGCCGCAGGCCTCCGACGGCTCGGCTGATGGCGCGGCCGATgcggcaggagcagcagctgatGTCGATGTTGGTGatgtcgccgtggccgtggccgtcgacgacgaccgatGCGCGGCGCAGTCGCCGGCCAGTCCCAAGCCCACTTCCCCAAGATGCATTCCCGCCCCTGCGGCCGACCGAGTCTTTGAGCCCGACGACTGCTCATGGATAACGCCAAAGGACATGGCCCTGCTTCACGCTCTAGGCGACACCGAGCTGGCCACCAAGTCTCGCGCCGACACCCTGAGCCAACAACGCATCAGAAGACTGCCCCGGGGCGCCAGGCCCGTCAGACTCATTGGCGAAGGctccgccaacgccgtctTCGAGTTCAGGTTGCCGCGGCGTAATGGCGGCGGTTGCAACTTTAGTG GTCTGCTGTTGAGAGTGGCTAAAGTCCCAGCTCTCGGTCATCCGCCGACGTACAACTATCTCGCCCAGCAAAATTTCTACCAGGGAGCCATCAAGCCTCTCCTAGGTAGCTATGCCATTCGCCAAGAACTCGTTATCCTTCGCAAGTCCGGTATTATCGAAGAGCTTAACAATTACCTTCGTGACAATGATGGAGAGCGCAAGGATAAGTTCAAGGGAACCTTTGTCGGACAGACGGACTGGGGtttcctcgtcgaggataTGCGACCCGCGA AGCCAGAAGACTCCACCTTGATCGAGTTTAAGCCAAAATGGCTCTCCCAGTCTCCCAGCGCCCCTAAGGATGCCGTCAGGTGCAGGCAGTGCGCCATGGAGCTGCGGAACCTCATCCACGAcccgtcgcgcagcaggacCATGCCAGAGAAGAAGCCTTGCCCGCTGGCCTTGGACGCCGACAACGCTCCTCCGCAAGCCAGCTCGCCTTTCCGCATCGCCCCGCAGCTTGCTTTGACTGACGAGCAAGAGCATTACCGAGCGGTCTTGTCCAGCGTCGCGCGACATCCTGCGATTCATGACTTGAAACTTCAACAGATTCGCCATGACAAGCTCGGCCCATTAAACGCGGCGCCTACGGACCCACGCTTCGTTATCGCTATGACGCTGCGCGACTGCACCTGTTTCGTTCAAGTACACCGCCGCGACCGTTCCGTCAAGCTGCGGATGGGCGACTTTGACTGGAAAGACCCTCTAGTAAAGGTTGAGCGCTGGCAAAAGGCCGAACAGGAGCTCATCGAAAGGGGCTTCTACACAGCACGGTGGATtctctgcggcggcgtcttaTACCGCCCACCCACACTGTGCGCTCTCGAGTTCGctgcgacgtcgccgagcaaCCAGACACAAATGATCAACGTCGAGGACAGGGCCAATGCAGGGGTGATGAATGAGGACAGAACCCTGGTCGAGGACAAGGCAGGGACCAGGATTTTCAATTACAACACCGACGTCGCATCCTTGCAGCGATTGCTTGAGCCGTTTCGAATAGCACACAAGACAAACGACAAGACAACCGCTGACGGCAAAACGTAA
- the MDM34 gene encoding ERMES complex subunit (BUSCO:EOG09261S0S~EggNog:ENOG503NY58~COG:U), translating to MAFNFNWSPLTADADFYRRARDLLTKALNKSPKPPIIVDDILVSEFNLGTVPPDLEILEIGDLAEDRFRGIFKMCYSGDAFLTLKTRVQANPLNTYLYSKPTFTSPQPLAAASGLTIPLSITLSEIKLSAFIILVFSKQKGLTLVFRNDPLESLKVSSTFDSIQFVRDYLQRTIEQQLRNLMMDELPAIIHRLSLELWCPDQANKGTHTPQEDVDEKGIDPFASPPLDPVDANGNLLDPNAVSELSLNGGGEMQHLFSQKNLLRLAALTDSHRTLSLFTPGIRDVVFRAWSGYGDRSESATPALATPSLTKTYSFPASGSTTYTFSDAGSTAQGYFPSRPSLVSVGSASALPYGSGHRSRPGRKKKTRVVNLRRSRSEAGSTDGLSEADSSETASVNVPSSEPVFSTSIPEERETQSTEATGAAPGKVRFTPMHKDTTDMRQAVMSEMLKRNLEQAASASEQQADTALPTPLDLPSSSEKAPISHRKEAVAVKDHGSSSSDTSSVILEQAWIMKMAGEIARRVYDEKNRQRQGMWDDTENPPPPAYEAATR from the exons ATGGCCTTCAACTTCAACTGGTCGCCGCTCACGGCTGACGCCGACTTCTAccggcgcgcccgcgacctcTTGACAAAAGCGCTCAACAAGTCGCCCAAGCCGCCCATCATCGTAGATGATATCCTCGTCAGCGAGTTCAACCTAGGCACCGTGCCCCCCGACCTGGAGATTCTCGAGatcggcgacctcgccgaggatAGGTTCCGCGGCATATTCAAGATGTGCTACTCTGGCGACGCTTTTCTCACGCTCAAGACGCGGGTCCAG GCCAACCCGTTGAACACCTACCTCTACTCAAAGCCCACCTTTacatcgccgcagccgctcgccgctgcaTCTGGCCTTACGATACCCCTCTCCATTACGCTTTCGGAAATCAAGCTCTCCGCcttcatcatcctcgtcttctccaaGCAAAAGGGTCTCACTCTCGTCTTCCGCAATGACCCCCTTGAGTCTCTCAAGGTCTCCTCAACCTTTGATTCAATCCAATTTGTGCGCGACTATCTGCAGCGCACTATCGAGCAACAACTACGGAACCTGATGatggacgagctgcccgccatcatccatcGCCTGTCGCTCGAGCTTTGGTGCCCCGACCAAGCGAACAAGGGTACACATACTCCCCAagaggacgtcgacgagaagGGTATTGATCCCTTTGCAAGTCCGCCCTTGGATCCAGTCGACGCGAACGGGAATCTGTTGGATCCAAACGCCGTCTCAGAGCTCTCGCtgaacggcggcggtgagaTGCAGCACCTCTTCTCGCAGAAGAACTTGCTTCGGCTGGCTGCTCTGACCGACTCACACCGAACGCTATCGCTTTTCACGCCGGGCATCCGAGACGTCGTTTTCCGCGCCTGGTCCGGCTACGGGGACCGCTCCGAGTCCGCCACCCCAGCCCTAGCGACACCCAGCTTGACCAAGACGTACTCGTtccccgccagcggcagcaccacaTATACCTTTTCAGACGCGGGCAGCACCGCACAGGGCTACTTcccgtcaaggccatcgcTAGTCAGCGTCGGCTCCGCGTCGGCTCTGCCGTACGGCTCCGGCCATCGATCGAGGCCAGGCCGAAAGAAGAAGACCAGAGTCGTCAACCTCCGGCGATCGAGATCCGAAGCAGGCTCAACCGATGGCCTATCTGAAGCAGACAGCTCCGAAACAGCGTCGGTGAACGTGCCATCTTCAGAGCCTGTTTTTTCGACATCCATTcccgaggagcgcgagacACAGAGTACAGAGGCtaccggcgcggcgcctggcAAGGTGCGGTTTACACCTATGCACAAGGACACCACGGACATGCGCCAGGCCGTCATGTCCGAGATGCTAAAAAGGAACCTGGAGCAGGCCGCATCTGCGTCCGAGCAACAGGCTGACACTGCGTTACCGACCCCCCTTGATCTTCCGTCTTCATCCGAGAAGGCGCCAATTTCCCACCGCAAGGAGGCTGTCGCGGTCAAAGACCAcggaagcagcagctccgaCACTTCGTCCGTGATCCTCGAGCAGGCATGGATCATGAAGATGGCTGGTGAGATAGCACGCCGCGTTTACGACGAGAAGAATCGTCAGCGCCAGGGCATGTGGGACGACACGGAGaacccaccaccgccagcctACGAAGCCGCCACTCGCTGA